AAAAAAGGTCATTTTGGCCCGGCCATGATTGGAAAATAAAGCGGGGAAATCACCGGCATGATTGCCGTGCGGCTGATTGCCGGGGTTCCAGTGGGATCCGGCTGCAGTAAAAGGGTCGGCCGGATCGCCAACTTTACAGCTGCAGTTTTCATGCAAATGAAAGCCATGCGGGCCGATTTGCGGTTTGTTGTTTTGTCCCGGACGAAAAGGAGGCAGGCCGCTGACATCTGCGGAAACCTCAGTGCCGCCAGGAATATCCCGGAAAATAACAATGCCCCTGATTGCCGGTGCAAGCGGGCCGCCTTTGATTCTGGCTATGGCAGTGCGGGTAGGCATACCGGTTTCCGGCCAGCATTGCGCGAAAGCTTTACACTGCCAACACTGGCAGCTTTGTTTACCGCTGGCCGGCGAATGGCGTTTTGAGCTAGTCATAGTTTCACCCTCCGTATTTGGTTGTCAATGATTAATTTATACTATGTTTGGCCTTGTAAAATGTTTTTAAAAATGAAAATAAGAGAACTAAACTAGGTTTGATTACAGGAATAAGCGGTTGAGGGCTAGAAATGATTAAGGCGCAAAAGCATTATCAGCAAACCATTTCAGGCAAAAGAGTATGGAGGGGCAATCATGTTGTCAGGCGAGCGA
The Dendrosporobacter quercicolus genome window above contains:
- a CDS encoding superoxide dismutase family protein, producing MTSSKRHSPASGKQSCQCWQCKAFAQCWPETGMPTRTAIARIKGGPLAPAIRGIVIFRDIPGGTEVSADVSGLPPFRPGQNNKPQIGPHGFHLHENCSCKVGDPADPFTAAGSHWNPGNQPHGNHAGDFPALFSNHGRAKMTFFTDKFNVDDIIDKTVIIHQSPDDYRTQPTGDSGLRLACGIVRWARHLSDV